The nucleotide sequence AAAAAGAAGGCCATAAAGTTTTAGACCTAGTTGGTCATTATCGATCAAGACTCTCTTGGACTTGTGTCAACATTGCACCATGGATTGGTGAATGGAAAGGCACTCAAACTCCTCTATTGCAGCTTATCGGAAGAAGAGGCCAATTAATTGGGTTTAATCATTTTGATAATAAAAAGGGAAATTACAATATGGCCTGCGCAGCTACTTCTGGAGCAGGAAAATCATTCTTCACTCAAGAACTCATTTTTTCAATTCTTGGTATAGGAGGACGTGTATTTACCATTGATGCTGGCGGTAGCTATAAGGATCTTTGCCAATCAATAGGTGGAACATACATTGATTTTGGCGTTGGTAGGCCCAATTTAAACCCATTTTCTAAAATATTCTCAAGTAATGCCTATAAAAAGGTGGATGAACTATCTAAAAAAGATCCTCAGTACAGCAACGATGATTATATCAATGATTTTATGCCAATGCTTGTTAAGCTCCTGTCACAAATGGCATCTCCTATTGTGCCCCTTGATGAGCTTAAATTAACAGTTCTTGAAAAGGCAATCTTTGCAGCAGTTAAAACGCATCAAGATAAAACCACAATTACAAAAATACAGGAGCAATGCCTTAAGCAAACTGATGAGCATAATAAACCCCTTAAGGATGCTATTGATCTCGCAAATATGCTTCATTCCTACACAAAAGAAGGAATGTATGGACGCTACTTTGAAGGAGAAAACAACATCGACCTCGACAATAATTTCGTTGTACTCGAACTTGATGCCTTAAATAGCAAAGGGGCCCTACAGTCTGTTGTTCTCTTAATTCTCATGATTCAAATCAACCAGGTTATGTATTTATCTGGTAACAAATCTCAAAAGAAACAGGTCATTATCGACGAGGCGTGGCGACTACTTGGAAGTGGGAATGCTGGTGACTTTATTGAGGAGGGATACAGGGTCGCTCGTAAACATGGTGGCAGTTATCTAACGATTACCCAAAACATTAATGATTATTACAAATCTCAGACCGCAGAAGCTGCTCTTAGTAATAGTGATTTTAACGTAAATTTAAGGCAGAAACCTGATCAACTTAAAAAGGCCGAAAGCGAAGGCCGTATCAGCAACGATTCTGGAGAAGTGGACATTTTAAGCTCACTAGAAACAATCCACGGACTTTATTCAGAACTTGCTATTACTTCACCAGACGGAATTGCTGTCGCCAGGTTTTGCGTTGATCCCGTTGCGGAAAAGATTTACTCAACTTCTCCAGAAGAATCACAGTTTTTAAAAGATCAGCAAGATAACGGCAAATCTCTACTTGAAGCTGTTTACCTGCTTCTTGAGAAACAAAATAAATTACAAGGAGTTATTCAATGAATAAATTGTTCATAACCATTGTAGCGTCCGTTGCTGTTTACACAGCAGCGTTACTCACAATAGTTTTTAAAAATACAAATACATCTACTTTTGGTGTGATTCAAGTAGATAAAGTAATAACTGGGCATATTAATAAATATGCCAAACTACAACTTAGCGATAAAGAAAGATTAAATAATACCAAACTATTTTCAAAGATCCTTTCGCGAACATTAAATAATATTCAGGAAAATGAGAATGTTGTTTTACTAACCAAACCTGCGGTTGTTTCTAATCTGAAAGATTATACATTTGAAGTTATTTCTAAGGTTAATAAGGAGTTCGAATATGAAATCTCCAAGTAATGTTAGTAAAACAACGTTATGTACTGACTTTGGTCGCTCGCTTTATTCAATTTTCTTAACGCCCTGGTCGCAAATTCACGCCAATTTTCTACGAAAATTGTCATGCCTTTGCGCTGGCCCAGGACTAAAAATTGAAACACTCACTCTATTTGAAATATTTTCCACCTCCCCCGTTTCGGGTGAGGGGAGGTGGAAAAATTTCTTGCATTTTTTTGCAAGCATTTTAACGAAAGTAAGAATTAACCGAGGCAATTTGTCTCACTAGCAACATAAGGAGTTATACATGGATTTAAATCAATCAATTATTAAAGGCAGACTGGGAAGCAACCCAGAAATCATCGTTAAAGAAAATTCTCAGGTGGCATTTTTCTCTGTGGCAACGTCTGAACGCTACAAGGACAAAGACGGTAATTATCAAGAAATTGTCGACTGGGTGGATACGAAGGCCTTTGGTAACCAGGTAAATCACATTAAGAACCTTAAAAAAGGTGATTCTGTGTTGATTGTTGGAAAAATCAAGGCCGAATCTTGGGAGAAAAACGGTGTTAAAGAGTATGGACAATATCTAATCGCAAAAAGAATTGATTCTGGTTCAAAAACTAAAGAAGTAGAGGCCTAGAGTGATGGGGCTATTTAAGAAATACAAAATATTACCATATTTTTTAGTTTCTTTTGGCGTAGTTGGATTTTTCAATTACGCCATTAATCCTTACTACCAATTAGGTTTTAATACCTCTGACAGCCTTGGTGGGTACGTTTACCTCATAAAAAAAGTTGGGCTTCCTATGACTGGCGATGTGGTTGCTTTCTATCCCCCAAAACCTAATCAAACAGAAACAAAATATCCATTTTTAAAGATAGTCAAAGGGGTTCCAGGAGATCGGATTAAATCAACAGCTAGAGAGATTTATATAAATAACCAATTTGTGGCCAAAGCAAAAGAAAAAGCAAAAAACGGAAATCCTCTTCAGGTATCAGTTTTTAATAATGGTTTTATACCACCTAAGCATTATTTCATTTGGTCGCCACATAAGGACAGTTATGACAGCAGATATAAAGACATTGGGCTTATCGAAAAGAGCAAAATTATTGGCATTGCTACTAAGCTCTTTTAGCTCGTATGCAAATAGCGTCGGAGACTTAGGAAAAACGTACCCAATAAAAGAGAAAGATATGATTGAAGACATGAAGGAAAAGTATTCTATGAAAAAAGAAGTTCTGAAAAAGGACATCCGAAATTCTTATATAAAATATTTAAATAACCCAAAAGGTATTAAGCTTCCTAATGCTCTCAAAGATTCTCATCATATCGTTGATCTTACGTACACACTTGATCGGGTCATTAAAGATGCCTACGGGAACATCATTCACAAAAAGGGTAAAAAAGTTAACCCTTTTGACCATTATACCCTGAATAAAAAACTGTGTTTCATAAATGGAAATCATATAAAGCAGGTGAAATGGGCCATAAGTAAATGCTCTGTTACAGATAAAATTGTTCTCATACAAGGAAAGGCCCTTGATCTTATGAAATCCCATAAAAGACGATTTTATTTTGATCAAAGAGGTGTTCTTGTAAATAAATTTAAAATTAATGCTTTGCCTGCACTTGTTGCACAAAAAGGAAGGAATTTAAATGTTAAAGAAATCTACCTTCCTTAGTCTATTCTTATCCATTTTTTGGATAAATGAGGCCTATTCACTTGCTTGTGGTGGCAAGTTTCCAAATATTATCACTGATGTATGCTGGAGCTGCATGTTCCCTATTCAGATTAGCCTGCAACTATGAATATTTCAGCAGAAACAAAAAACTATGATCTTCCACCGCTACTTATTTGCAAGTGTCCTGCTCCTCCTCCGGTTTTTGTGAGAATTGGCGTTGGCGTAAGCTTTTGGGAGCCTGCTCGCATGGCCGAAGTCGTAAGAACTCCTTTTTGCTCCCCTACTCTTGGCGGAAGCGTATTAGGTAATTTTGCTGGAGTTGGAGGCACTCATAATGAAAGCGATGGCAAAAAAGGAAAGGCCTTCTATCATGTGCACTGGATACAGTTTCCAATACTCAATTGGCTTGGTATGGGGTTTTCTAGTCTTTGTTTTGTTTTTGAATCTCTTGATATTGCCTATATGTCAGAGCTTGACCCTTTATGGGATGATGATGAACTTTCTTTCATTTTAAATGCTGAGGCCATTCTTTTTACAAGTCCAATCGCCCAGGCGGCCTGTGCAGCGGACTCTATCGCGGCGAGCACCGTCGGTTTCGGATTAGATCCACTTTTTTGGTGCGCGGGATCTCAGGGTTCTGTTTACCCACTTAGTGGTAATCACGCAAACCATATTGGTGGTGTTGATAGCTCATTAGCAATGACTCATAAAATGATTTTTAAACTTCATAGACAATTGTTGGCCCAAGACACCTCAACTGAGATCGCAATGTGCGGAGGGATGCCGCAACCGATATTGCGAAAAAATCAATACAAGCAGCAAATGATGTACCCAATACCTCAAAACATTAAAGGTTATGGCCTCGGTGCCACATCAATGATCTGGGGAGCAGGAAGAGAGTTTCCTTATAAAGGTGAAGATTTTAGCTATCTAGTATGGAGAAAAAGAAAATGTTGCGCACTTTAACACTATTTTTGCCATTATTTATGTATGTTGATGGATTTTGCTCTCAGGATATTAAGTCCATCGACTCGAAAATAAACACTGAAATTAAAAATCAAGTTGACGCTGTTAAAAAAAGTCTAACCAATGCAAATGCTCTTGAAAAGGATTCTACATTTCTAAAAAACTTAGAAATCGAAAAAGAGGCAATTAAAAACATAAAATATGGAAGCTATAAATTTCCAAATATAAAAGAAGTAAAAATCCCAAAAATAGATTTTGATAAAATCACAAGTCGCAACAACAGTGTTAAAAGAACAGACCATAATCCGACGCTATTTGCTTTTATTTCACTAGGAATGCCCGAAAACACCATTATCAACATCCTAAAAGAGGCCAAGGAGCTAAAAGCAAAGGTTTACCTGAGAGGTGTCAAAAAGGATTTAAAAACCACTATTAAGATTATTTCTGATCTTTCTCAAAAAAGTGGTGGTTCAGTTCTTATAGATCCGACGATGTTCAAGAAGTTTAATATTGACCGTGTTCCTGCCTACGTTATTGCTGAAAAAGAACCCGAAGCATCTAAATATCAATCATCCCTCCTCCCTTCTTTTGTAAAGGCCTATGGAGATGTCACAATTGAATATTTTATTGATTACATAAAAAGAAATGGGACGAAGTCTCAAGTTGCAATGGCCAATTTGGCCAGAGGTTTAAAGAAATGAAATCCCTTTATGCCTCTTTTATTGCGCTAATCTCTCTATCTCTATGCTACGGCAATACATCGTCGGTAGATATGAACTTTGCAACCAAGCTAAACAACCAATTTGGTAAGCAAAAACTAAGCACTGACCAAGTACCCCATTATCAAGGTGAAGATATTGAAGAGAAAAAGTACTTTAATCAAAACACAGATCTAAAGTTTGAAGGTAACAAAAAGGTCCTTTCAGATGAAAATGGCAAATTCATAGTTGAATCAAGTGATCAAAGGCCACATTTTGACATTGATCAAAACGACCCCATGCTTAAAAACATGGGAAGGCTAACCAAGAACTCACATGATCTATCCGACAACCTCAAGGGTTGTAAAAATGTGAAAGAACAACAGCAAAAATCATCGGAAAAGCAGTTTTGTTTTGAATATGGTGAAAGAAGTGATGTTTTTTTCAACTGTAAAAATAGCTTAAGTGTAACTTGTAAAAACCCCGATGCTGGGATGACTTCATCTCTCACGCTAGGTGATTTTAACCATACAGGGGCCTATCCCACCTCAATAAATTCATCTGGAAATACCGTAAACTTTGGAACAATCGGAAATAGTCGCGGGGGAAGATGTCAACATCATCACAATCAAATTACTTTTCACATCGATGATATTAACCAAGTTAAGGATTTTATCATAACTTCAATCCAATATGATGATTGGGCCTCTATTTCAGTCAACGGACACAACGTTTTTGACGACTCATATCGGTCTAATGGACGTTTTTATACTCCTTGTGAAAGATCGGTAAACTTTCAAAGAGGGCCGGTTAATATCAAAAACTATCTCGTTAATGGAACCAATACAATCAACACTGTAAATACTGTCTATGGTGGTGGTCATTTATGGTTTTCCTTGAAATCTACATTTCTTAAAAAGTGTGATGTTAACGAAACTTGGTCTAGAACTTGCGACCAGGGAGAAAGTAATATTTTTGGGAAAATAGTTAAAAATACCTGTACAGATGGCCCTTCATCAAAACTTATCAAAGGCACTTCTGTCTTTAAAGAATGTTGGAATTATCAAGAACTCTACTCTAAGAGAGGGCCTAAAAAATATACCCTCGATAATACCTGCAAGAAACTTGTCAATAATGGTTGCGGTCAAGTTTCTAAAGAATGCCTCATTCAAGAAAAAGACTACTGTAAAAAATGGAAGGTAGGATATTCATGCTCTCAAGACGATGTAACTGTATCTGTATGTGCTGAAGATCTCCCCTGTCCTAATGGAGACTGTACCAAAGATCATCCAAATAGAACCCCTAGAGACGCTTCTAATGATTTTAAAAAGTCCATGTCCTATTTTTCATTAATGAAAGAAATAACTGACGAGATGGACTCTGAAAATCCCGTTTTATTCTCTGGGAAACCTCTTAAATGTAAAAAGCAAAAACTAGGGATCAAAGATTGCTGTAGATTAAAGTCATGGGGAGACGATATTGGGATAACTAAGTGCAATGCTTCTGAAGTTGAATTAGGAATGGCCAGAAAGGCCAAGAAAACAATCTACGTTGGAAACTATAAGGAAAAAGGAACGCTCTATAGTGCTAAGTATTTTGTCTTTTGTAGTTATCCATCAAAGCTTGCCAGAATATTCATTGAAAGCGGCAAAAAGCAGCTGGGACAGGGACTAGGCGAAGCAAAAAATCCGGACTGTTCAGGAATCAATATTAAAGACATTGAAAAAATTGATTTTGACAAAATTGATCTTAGTGAATTTCACGAAGATATGGAAAAGGTCGCTCAAAATTACAAAGAGCCAAATCTAAAAAAACATGTTGAATCGATTAAGAAAAAAATTGAAAACCAAACAAGGAAAAATAATGAAAACGAGTAAAAGGCGACCTCATGTCACCATAAATAGATGCCTTCCTAGCGCTATTAATATTTTAACTTACATATTTGTGTAAATACAAAAAAAGGAGATTTTATGAGCTTATTTGAAGATTTAAAACCGACTAAAGAGGTTAGAACCTATGAAATAACCACTTTTTCAGAAGATATGGACATTTTTATGGCCGTTCCTGAGTACCTAGAAAAGAAGAACAAGGGACAGGGTAAATTCACGCAAGAAGTCGTTTTTGAGCATCTTATCCAACAATTGAAAGAGGATAAGGACCTCATGAGCTTTGCTAAAAAGAGGAGAAAGAAAAGTTCAGCAAAAGAGGTTACAAAGTGAAATTAAGTTTTTCGATAATTCTATTAATGTTTTCCAATTATTCATTGGGAAATAGCGCGTTTTTTAAAGAACATGAACGCGGGTGGTTTTGGTATGAAGACCCAAAAGATAAAATTGTCGAAAAAAAGAAGGAATCAACAAAAACGATAACGATTCAAAAAAATGAGCTATCTCCCAGGGAACTCTTAAAAAAACAAGGTGAAAACTGGGAGAACTCACTTGCACAAGCAGTACTATCCCCTTCCAAGCAAAACGTACTCAATTACATAGGACAAACTGCAAAAATAAACGATCAGGCGCAAAGATTTTCAGAGGCCTTTAAAGAAGCTATATGGATTAATCCTCAATATGATTATTCTTTAGAGGGTCCATACAATACGCAAGCAATTTTGGCCCAAAACGAGCAACAAAACACTCTTAATGAAAAAGATATTAAAAATATTGCCGGTCACAACGGCCTTATTTTTCTTTTTGACCCTAATTGCCCTGTCTGTCATAGATTTGCACCACTTTTAAAACAATTTGAAGAACATTATCGCTTTGAAGTAATTGCTGTTTCATCAAATGGGAAAGGGATTTCTGATTACCCTACTCCACAAGAAAATATGGATTTTGGTAAGCGAGTTAATAACAAGATTTATCCTTCTTTATTTCTTGTAAACCCGGATTCGGGAAAGATTACACCTATTTCATATGGGTATGCTGACTGGTCTTCATTAATAAAAAAGACTCTAGCGGCCCACAGGAGAATTAATGAGTAAGACTATATTTTTATCCTTCATTCTTTTAGTAAGTACTTCTCATGCTGGAGTTGGGTCAAAGCTTAAAGATTGGTTTAACGAGCAAAATTACACAAATTCAACTTCTCCGGGTGTATATGAAGGACAAAGCGCTCGCTATCTCACAGCAGGAGGTTATACCAGTCGTTCGTCTGTAACCCGTGTATTTAATTTTGTTGATGTTCAAACTCCTAAATTCTCTGCTGGTTGTGGAGGAATCGATATTTATATGGGTGGTATTTCAGGGATAAATGCAGATGAATTTATTAAAAGCTTAAGAAGCATTGGGCAAAACGCTACTTCGTTGGCCTTTATGCTCGCTATACAGGTCGTATCACCACAGCTCTCTGGAGTAATGGAAGATATCAAAACATGGGCCGATAAAATTAACTCATTTAACATGGATTCTTGTGAAGCGGCCACAAAGCTCGTTGGTGGTGCCATGGACTACATGGGAGCAAAAGAAAGTAACTGTACCGTTAAGAGAATGCAAGAGTTTCAAGAAGATTGGAACACGGCCAATCATGCTTGTACCACAGGGGGAAAACTTCGAGATACTGAAAATCACGGAGACCCTAACAAAGTTGACTTTGTTAAAGGCAATATCGCTTGGCACGTACTCATGAAAGACCCTTACTTTAGAAATGATCTCGATTTTGCCGAATTAATTATGAACATAACAGGAACAGTAATTATTAATGACCAGGGAGGCTCCTCTGATGGGCCAAGTAATATTAGAGTTATTAACCCGGCCATGAGTAAAGATCATAGCACATCAAGATTTGAGAACATTTATGCATCTATGCTTAAAGGTGATAAGTTAAAAGAGCCTCTTTTTTTATTTAAGTGCATTAATAAAGACGCAAACGAAAAGAGCTGTACTAGAATTTCAAACTTTCTACAAAAAGTTCAAAGTTCTTGGAAAGGACTCAGTACAAGAATTTCAATCATTATCAATGGCATTATTGAAAAGATATACACGGATACATTGCTTACACCTGAAGAAAAAGGGTTAATTTCTTCAACAACAATTCCAGTGTATAGATATTTAACCGTTACATCGGCCTTTTTCCCAAGGCATAGCAATAATTCAAGAATAACAAATGATATTTCAAGAATTATTGCCGAAGATATTCTTCTTAAGTCTTTAAATGACATCATTTCTCAAGTTAAACAACAGATTTCCGCTGCCAATAATGGGCCATCACTTTCACGCAAATTTGCAGACTATCAAAAAAATGTAGAAGGTGTTCTCGATGGACTAGAACAATTAAAAAGAGCAAATTCAAAAAGTGCAGATATGTTCTTTGAAATGCAAAAAAGAATTCAACTTTATGAAAAAGCATTAATGGGCCGACTAGGAAGTGGACTGGTAACAAATGCTTTGTGGGGTAATTAATGACAACTTGGACAATACACACATATGGGACAGGTGATTATTTAAGATTTGTCTTTAACGGTGTCGCAGCGATAATGGGTGAAGATAATTATTTTGTTCTTTTAAAAACCTCTGCAATCGTTGGACTATTATCAATTCTTATTACATCGGCCTTCAAACAAGGAAGATCAAACTACACAAGTGTTCTAATGGTAATGGCCTTTTATATGGCCGTCGTCATCCCTAAAGTTAATATTGAAATTAAAGACGAAATTGTTCCTGGGAACTCAGCAATTGTTAGCAATATTCCCGTCGGACTTGGTGTCCCGGCCGCAGCTTTTAGCAAACTAGGATTTTGGCTTACTAAAGGATTTGAAACAGTCTTCTCCCTCCCCCATCAAATTAAATATTCTGGCAATGGTTTACTATTTGCTCAAAAACTTGTGGAGGAATCCACTCGGTTTGTTATAACTGATCCTAGATTATCATCAAATTTTTCTGAATTTTGGAAAGGATGTGTCTATTATGATCTTTTCTTAGGATTATATACCTGGACAGAGATTTTAAAGTCTGATGATCTTTCTAGTTTTATTTCTCAAAAAACATCTCAAACAAGAGGATTTACTTACGAAAACCATGATGGATCTAGATCAATTGTGACTTGTAGGGTTGCTTACAATGATCTTCTAATGAAAGACCTTGAAAATGAAATAAAAATGGCCCAGCGAATTCATGGGATGCGAATTGTTCCCAATAAAAAAACGGTCAATGATACAATTGCAGAGTTTTCAACATCTATGCCTATTGCCTATCAATATTTGACAGGTATTTCTAAATCCAATTCTCAAATCATGTCTCAAAATATACTTGCTAACAGCTTTAGACGTGGTTTCATGAACTTTGCAAGTAACGTAGACGCTTCTGCCGCAGCGGAAGACTTTGCCTTGGCAAAGGCCGAGGCCAGTAGAAAAACAACGTTCAATACACTTGGGAAAATAGCTAAAAAGCACCTTCCAGAGCTTCAGGGAATATTTGAGGCCTTCATTTACTCTATTTTCACCATTGTTGTTATGCTCGCAATGCTACCAGTTACAACAAAAGTTTTCTCCTATTATACATTCGCACTCATGTGGATTAATTTATGGCCTCCTCTTTATGCAATCATAAATTTTTGTATTAACTATTTTAGCCAAAAAGCATCAACTGCCGTTGTTGCTCAGTCCGGCCAGGCATTTTCAACGGGAATAAGCCTTATGACTTCTACCGGCCTAGGAAATGTTCTGTCCGACTATGCTGCTGTTGCTGGTTACTTCTCTCTAAGTATTCCAATGATATCCTTTATGATTCTTAATAAGTCTGGAGGAATGATGGCGTCAATGGCCAGTAGACTAATGGAAGGATACGACGGCCCCGTATCTAAGGCTGC is from Halobacteriovoraceae bacterium and encodes:
- the lepB gene encoding signal peptidase I, whose translation is MMGLFKKYKILPYFLVSFGVVGFFNYAINPYYQLGFNTSDSLGGYVYLIKKVGLPMTGDVVAFYPPKPNQTETKYPFLKIVKGVPGDRIKSTAREIYINNQFVAKAKEKAKNGNPLQVSVFNNGFIPPKHYFIWSPHKDSYDSRYKDIGLIEKSKIIGIATKLF
- a CDS encoding conjugal transfer protein TraG N-terminal domain-containing protein, with the translated sequence MTTWTIHTYGTGDYLRFVFNGVAAIMGEDNYFVLLKTSAIVGLLSILITSAFKQGRSNYTSVLMVMAFYMAVVIPKVNIEIKDEIVPGNSAIVSNIPVGLGVPAAAFSKLGFWLTKGFETVFSLPHQIKYSGNGLLFAQKLVEESTRFVITDPRLSSNFSEFWKGCVYYDLFLGLYTWTEILKSDDLSSFISQKTSQTRGFTYENHDGSRSIVTCRVAYNDLLMKDLENEIKMAQRIHGMRIVPNKKTVNDTIAEFSTSMPIAYQYLTGISKSNSQIMSQNILANSFRRGFMNFASNVDASAAAEDFALAKAEASRKTTFNTLGKIAKKHLPELQGIFEAFIYSIFTIVVMLAMLPVTTKVFSYYTFALMWINLWPPLYAIINFCINYFSQKASTAVVAQSGQAFSTGISLMTSTGLGNVLSDYAAVAGYFSLSIPMISFMILNKSGGMMASMASRLMEGYDGPVSKAAEDSTSGNIQLGQMSYDNQTAFQANEAPSYNSGYTKNTDHDGFSTTSTSNGEYINAPMSSTPANVSWSEMTSNTLSKQQSEAEQLAATSSSDTLNSLGIAQNEINSKINSLNENRSNSNSWSENDSKSLSEITNESERIVNDVSKRIGHTYSDVDNLMGEISGMASVSGGLKVPLTNTGAELRAQLSARYNKSYNWISDENLNKVHNAMTSSEYISAMRDEANTINNLMAKYDKSFLESESKNLNNTVNNLESASMRKSEAFSKLSNISNITSNIKSFQSAISIKGDDGFMSWLSDKGFSNNDIKTLYSNVNKGNIGAKNEHSMIKQEYIKSYTDNFNSNDFKILKMILKRTMNQIETT
- the traN gene encoding conjugal transfer protein TraN; this translates as MKSLYASFIALISLSLCYGNTSSVDMNFATKLNNQFGKQKLSTDQVPHYQGEDIEEKKYFNQNTDLKFEGNKKVLSDENGKFIVESSDQRPHFDIDQNDPMLKNMGRLTKNSHDLSDNLKGCKNVKEQQQKSSEKQFCFEYGERSDVFFNCKNSLSVTCKNPDAGMTSSLTLGDFNHTGAYPTSINSSGNTVNFGTIGNSRGGRCQHHHNQITFHIDDINQVKDFIITSIQYDDWASISVNGHNVFDDSYRSNGRFYTPCERSVNFQRGPVNIKNYLVNGTNTINTVNTVYGGGHLWFSLKSTFLKKCDVNETWSRTCDQGESNIFGKIVKNTCTDGPSSKLIKGTSVFKECWNYQELYSKRGPKKYTLDNTCKKLVNNGCGQVSKECLIQEKDYCKKWKVGYSCSQDDVTVSVCAEDLPCPNGDCTKDHPNRTPRDASNDFKKSMSYFSLMKEITDEMDSENPVLFSGKPLKCKKQKLGIKDCCRLKSWGDDIGITKCNASEVELGMARKAKKTIYVGNYKEKGTLYSAKYFVFCSYPSKLARIFIESGKKQLGQGLGEAKNPDCSGINIKDIEKIDFDKIDLSEFHEDMEKVAQNYKEPNLKKHVESIKKKIENQTRKNNENE
- a CDS encoding single-stranded DNA-binding protein, translated to MDLNQSIIKGRLGSNPEIIVKENSQVAFFSVATSERYKDKDGNYQEIVDWVDTKAFGNQVNHIKNLKKGDSVLIVGKIKAESWEKNGVKEYGQYLIAKRIDSGSKTKEVEA
- the trbC gene encoding type-F conjugative transfer system pilin assembly protein TrbC, translating into MLRTLTLFLPLFMYVDGFCSQDIKSIDSKINTEIKNQVDAVKKSLTNANALEKDSTFLKNLEIEKEAIKNIKYGSYKFPNIKEVKIPKIDFDKITSRNNSVKRTDHNPTLFAFISLGMPENTIINILKEAKELKAKVYLRGVKKDLKTTIKIISDLSQKSGGSVLIDPTMFKKFNIDRVPAYVIAEKEPEASKYQSSLLPSFVKAYGDVTIEYFIDYIKRNGTKSQVAMANLARGLKK
- a CDS encoding conjugal transfer protein TraH is translated as MSKTIFLSFILLVSTSHAGVGSKLKDWFNEQNYTNSTSPGVYEGQSARYLTAGGYTSRSSVTRVFNFVDVQTPKFSAGCGGIDIYMGGISGINADEFIKSLRSIGQNATSLAFMLAIQVVSPQLSGVMEDIKTWADKINSFNMDSCEAATKLVGGAMDYMGAKESNCTVKRMQEFQEDWNTANHACTTGGKLRDTENHGDPNKVDFVKGNIAWHVLMKDPYFRNDLDFAELIMNITGTVIINDQGGSSDGPSNIRVINPAMSKDHSTSRFENIYASMLKGDKLKEPLFLFKCINKDANEKSCTRISNFLQKVQSSWKGLSTRISIIINGIIEKIYTDTLLTPEEKGLISSTTIPVYRYLTVTSAFFPRHSNNSRITNDISRIIAEDILLKSLNDIISQVKQQISAANNGPSLSRKFADYQKNVEGVLDGLEQLKRANSKSADMFFEMQKRIQLYEKALMGRLGSGLVTNALWGN
- a CDS encoding conjugal transfer protein TraF, translated to MKLSFSIILLMFSNYSLGNSAFFKEHERGWFWYEDPKDKIVEKKKESTKTITIQKNELSPRELLKKQGENWENSLAQAVLSPSKQNVLNYIGQTAKINDQAQRFSEAFKEAIWINPQYDYSLEGPYNTQAILAQNEQQNTLNEKDIKNIAGHNGLIFLFDPNCPVCHRFAPLLKQFEEHYRFEVIAVSSNGKGISDYPTPQENMDFGKRVNNKIYPSLFLVNPDSGKITPISYGYADWSSLIKKTLAAHRRINE
- the traC gene encoding type IV secretion system protein TraC; its protein translation is MANSVIETFNHYKRKINKMVVDSLVDSSTPFSKLKGIHEAPSLQDLSAFLNKYPISSILPYESYDESTQIYFNRDSIGFVLEAMPATSLSLQDLKILNGIFSQNHKSGTCIQISMISDTNFGPQLDAWKKLKGGSTQNTDFFEFMAKNRVHHLKKAKWNSLFNDQPFIIKDLKLVISYTLPLDSDESSLKEDVEFLKRMRSSTIGLLKSAKIPARSMDVEDFINLMWGLLNPVDGDYKRIKYDKNNLINQQMVDSDSHLLVGPSSCNLAHRGTPFSVIPYHVRQFPKEWGGYLNNDLIGSFSNNVLRINCPFIATLTVKIPDQMSAKSKVTKNQIRSTQMSDTPMAKFATQWLDRKKDWEFTAKRMENGDKYLKAFYQIVLISPEGKEEQSIQSLQSLYDSLGWTLSRGRFTSLHCLLGALPMGLEKEGHKVLDLVGHYRSRLSWTCVNIAPWIGEWKGTQTPLLQLIGRRGQLIGFNHFDNKKGNYNMACAATSGAGKSFFTQELIFSILGIGGRVFTIDAGGSYKDLCQSIGGTYIDFGVGRPNLNPFSKIFSSNAYKKVDELSKKDPQYSNDDYINDFMPMLVKLLSQMASPIVPLDELKLTVLEKAIFAAVKTHQDKTTITKIQEQCLKQTDEHNKPLKDAIDLANMLHSYTKEGMYGRYFEGENNIDLDNNFVVLELDALNSKGALQSVVLLILMIQINQVMYLSGNKSQKKQVIIDEAWRLLGSGNAGDFIEEGYRVARKHGGSYLTITQNINDYYKSQTAEAALSNSDFNVNLRQKPDQLKKAESEGRISNDSGEVDILSSLETIHGLYSELAITSPDGIAVARFCVDPVAEKIYSTSPEESQFLKDQQDNGKSLLEAVYLLLEKQNKLQGVIQ
- a CDS encoding TrbI F-type domain-containing protein; translation: MNKLFITIVASVAVYTAALLTIVFKNTNTSTFGVIQVDKVITGHINKYAKLQLSDKERLNNTKLFSKILSRTLNNIQENENVVLLTKPAVVSNLKDYTFEVISKVNKEFEYEISK